From one Methanomassiliicoccales archaeon genomic stretch:
- a CDS encoding GDP-mannose 4,6-dehydratase codes for MRAVVTGAAGFIGSTLTDRLLAEGHEVVAVDNFDDYYSGKMRFLSKHLEDPKFRLEEIDILDLGALRQSFEDADVVFHLAAQAGVRISVKDPMKSHHANTTGTLNVLLAARDEGVKRVVSSSSSSVYGNAVRLPAREEDPTVPISPYAASKLAAEYYCSLFYKLYGLESISLRYFTVYGPRQRPDMAIRIFTDRALDGKRPKIFGDGEQTRDFTFVTDVVDAIRRCADCPDPKGEPLNVCSGSTVTVNHVVKFILKATGREDLKPEYLSPQPGDVDATWGDNTKARNLLSWEPQVKIDEGLRLFVDWYKKEGRV; via the coding sequence ATGAGAGCTGTTGTAACAGGTGCGGCGGGGTTCATCGGCAGCACCCTCACCGACCGCCTGCTGGCGGAAGGGCATGAGGTAGTGGCGGTCGACAATTTTGACGATTATTATTCGGGCAAGATGCGCTTCCTGAGCAAGCATCTGGAGGACCCCAAGTTCCGCCTAGAGGAGATCGACATCCTGGACCTGGGCGCCCTGCGCCAGAGCTTCGAGGACGCCGACGTAGTGTTCCATCTGGCGGCCCAGGCCGGGGTACGCATTTCCGTGAAAGACCCCATGAAATCGCACCATGCCAACACCACCGGCACGCTGAACGTGCTACTGGCCGCCCGCGACGAGGGTGTTAAGCGCGTCGTCAGCTCATCGTCCTCTTCGGTCTACGGCAACGCCGTGCGCCTCCCGGCCCGGGAGGAGGATCCCACCGTGCCCATATCCCCCTACGCGGCCAGCAAGCTCGCCGCGGAATATTACTGCTCGCTGTTCTACAAGCTGTACGGGCTAGAGAGCATCTCCCTGCGCTACTTCACCGTATACGGACCAAGGCAGCGTCCGGACATGGCCATACGCATCTTCACCGACAGGGCGTTGGACGGCAAGCGCCCCAAGATCTTCGGCGACGGGGAACAGACCCGAGACTTCACTTTCGTAACCGACGTGGTCGATGCCATCCGCCGCTGCGCCGACTGCCCTGACCCCAAGGGCGAGCCGCTCAACGTCTGCAGCGGCTCCACCGTCACCGTCAATCATGTGGTGAAATTCATTCTGAAGGCTACAGGGCGCGAGGACCTGAAGCCGGAGTATCTGTCCCCGCAGCCGGGGGACGTGGACGCTACTTGGGGCGACAACACCAAGGCAAGAAATCTACTGAGCTGGGAACCGCAGGTGAAGATAGACGAAGGGTTGCGCCTCTTCGTCGACTGGTATAAAAAGGAAGGAAGGGTTTAG
- a CDS encoding orotidine 5'-phosphate decarboxylase: protein MQPVLQVALDLMHLKRALEIAHEAVDGGADWIEAGTPLIKSEGAECLRALKREFPDRILVADMKTMDVGAFEVEIAVKAGANVVTVLGLSDDGTISESVLAARKYGAAIMLDLINVPDKVSRAKKAEELGVSYVCLHVGIDEQMKGEGSPLDIVSQVSSAVSIPVAVAGGITSETAPKMIEHGASIIIVGGGIIKTGNVGSAAKAVKYSMNNGKGLPGALVRKYGQDELFQAFGRVSTCNIADAAHKRGVMDNGIVLRNGHGVKVVGRALTVQTAKGDWAKPVEAIDRAKKGDVIVIDAGGSEIAVWGELAANSALIKGVAGVIIDGAARDIDGILDLKFPCFSRHVSPHAGEPKGFGGIGLEIVCGGQMVRTGDWIVGDESGVVVISQEHAVELANRSVDVFEREERVREEIKRGGTLSSVQELEKWEQVK, encoded by the coding sequence ATGCAGCCGGTTTTACAGGTCGCTCTGGACCTCATGCACCTTAAGCGCGCCTTGGAGATCGCCCACGAGGCGGTGGACGGCGGGGCGGACTGGATAGAGGCGGGGACGCCGCTCATCAAGAGCGAGGGGGCGGAGTGCCTGCGTGCGCTGAAGAGAGAGTTCCCGGACCGGATTCTGGTGGCCGACATGAAGACCATGGACGTCGGCGCTTTTGAAGTGGAAATAGCGGTCAAGGCCGGGGCCAATGTGGTGACCGTGCTGGGCCTTTCGGACGATGGCACCATCTCCGAGTCGGTGCTCGCGGCGCGCAAGTACGGCGCCGCCATCATGCTGGACCTCATCAACGTGCCGGACAAGGTCTCCCGGGCGAAGAAGGCCGAGGAGCTGGGCGTTTCCTACGTCTGCCTGCACGTGGGCATAGACGAGCAGATGAAGGGCGAGGGCTCGCCTCTGGACATCGTGTCCCAGGTGTCCTCGGCCGTCAGCATCCCGGTGGCCGTGGCCGGAGGAATCACCTCTGAGACCGCGCCGAAGATGATCGAGCACGGCGCGTCCATAATCATCGTCGGCGGCGGTATAATCAAGACCGGGAACGTAGGCAGCGCGGCCAAGGCCGTCAAGTATTCCATGAACAACGGCAAGGGATTGCCTGGCGCCCTGGTGCGCAAGTACGGCCAGGACGAGCTGTTCCAGGCCTTCGGCCGGGTCTCGACGTGCAACATCGCCGACGCGGCGCACAAGCGCGGGGTGATGGACAATGGCATCGTGCTGCGCAACGGGCATGGCGTGAAGGTCGTCGGCCGTGCGCTGACTGTACAGACGGCCAAGGGCGACTGGGCCAAGCCGGTGGAGGCCATCGACCGGGCCAAGAAGGGCGACGTCATCGTGATAGACGCCGGAGGCAGCGAGATCGCCGTGTGGGGCGAGCTGGCCGCCAACAGCGCCTTGATCAAGGGCGTGGCCGGCGTTATCATTGACGGGGCTGCGCGCGACATCGACGGGATATTAGATCTCAAATTCCCGTGCTTTAGCCGGCACGTATCGCCTCACGCCGGGGAGCCGAAAGGCTTCGGCGGTATCGGGCTGGAGATCGTGTGCGGCGGGCAGATGGTGCGCACCGGCGACTGGATCGTGGGGGACGAGAGCGGCGTTGTCGTCATCTCGCAGGAGCATGCCGTGGAGCTGGCCAACCGTTCCGTGGACGTTTTTGAGAGGGAGGAGCGCGTCAGGGAAGAGATCAAGCGCGGAGGCACCCTGTCCAGCGTCCAGGAGCTGGAGAAGTGGGAACAGGTCAAGTGA
- a CDS encoding type IV pilin yields MKKMWKKNNKAVSPVIATILMVAITVVLAAVLYVMVMGFGGSGSSSAPSASLTVSGDKLVISLSKAYAPSEGVLAVILGTNTTKVTIGSLASGSFTPAGSLVSLVDAGLDEKIDTGDYFTNTASTAMQIQLVWTSGDTSQVIATGSI; encoded by the coding sequence ATGAAGAAAATGTGGAAAAAGAACAACAAGGCCGTTTCCCCGGTCATCGCCACCATCCTGATGGTCGCTATTACCGTGGTTCTGGCTGCTGTGCTATATGTAATGGTCATGGGCTTTGGAGGCAGTGGATCTTCTAGCGCTCCCTCTGCTAGCCTAACCGTCAGCGGAGACAAACTGGTGATTAGCTTAAGCAAGGCTTATGCTCCGTCTGAGGGTGTATTGGCCGTAATATTGGGCACCAACACGACTAAAGTTACAATAGGCTCTCTCGCGTCCGGAAGCTTCACCCCAGCAGGTAGTTTGGTATCTTTAGTTGATGCAGGCCTTGACGAAAAGATTGACACCGGTGATTATTTCACAAACACCGCCTCGACAGCCATGCAAATACAGCTGGTCTGGACCTCCGGTGACACTAGCCAGGTAATTGCCACTGGATCAATCTAA
- a CDS encoding zinc metalloprotease HtpX encodes MKSDMGATIRTLGLFVFMFGLFVAIGWLVGSFFLGNWVLGAMMFLVLAGLINLVSYFFSSKIVLWSYRVKIVSEAEAPRLFRVVRNISAMNGLPMPKVGIIPTNTPNAFATGRNPKNAVVCATEGLMRMLDDEELSGVMAHEMAHVRNRDILIMSVASTIAGAISFAARFAFYGALFNNRRNEGGMIIAIVVAITAPIAAMIVQLAISRNREYKADYEGAKLIGRPLYLARALEKLESANKRDPIRFGSPASSNMFIVNPFSGGSLVTIFQTHPPMAERIKRLRQMANKMGQY; translated from the coding sequence GTGAAAAGTGACATGGGCGCTACCATCAGAACGTTGGGGCTCTTCGTCTTCATGTTCGGCCTGTTCGTGGCCATCGGCTGGTTAGTCGGTTCCTTTTTCCTCGGCAACTGGGTGCTAGGCGCCATGATGTTCCTGGTGCTCGCCGGGCTGATCAACCTGGTCTCGTACTTCTTCTCCAGCAAGATCGTGCTGTGGTCCTACCGGGTGAAGATCGTCAGCGAAGCGGAAGCGCCCAGGCTGTTCCGGGTGGTCCGCAACATTTCGGCCATGAACGGTCTGCCCATGCCCAAAGTGGGGATCATACCCACCAACACGCCCAACGCCTTTGCCACCGGACGCAACCCCAAGAACGCCGTGGTGTGCGCCACCGAGGGCCTGATGCGCATGCTGGACGACGAAGAGCTGTCCGGCGTCATGGCCCACGAGATGGCCCACGTACGGAACAGGGACATCCTGATCATGAGCGTGGCCAGCACCATCGCTGGAGCCATATCTTTCGCCGCGCGCTTCGCCTTCTACGGGGCGCTGTTCAACAACCGTCGCAACGAGGGGGGCATGATAATCGCCATTGTGGTAGCGATCACCGCCCCCATCGCCGCCATGATCGTCCAGCTGGCCATATCCCGCAACCGCGAGTACAAGGCCGATTACGAGGGGGCGAAGCTCATCGGTCGTCCTTTGTACCTGGCCCGGGCGCTGGAAAAGCTGGAATCGGCCAACAAGCGCGACCCTATCCGCTTCGGCAGCCCCGCCTCCTCCAACATGTTTATCGTCAACCCCTTCAGCGGAGGCAGTCTGGTGACCATATTTCAGACCCACCCGCCCATGGCCGAGAGGATAAAGCGGCTGCGCCAGATGGCCAACAAGATGGGCCAGTACTGA
- a CDS encoding type IV pilin N-terminal domain-containing protein, whose translation MKAVWRKNNNAVSPVIATILMVAITVVLAAVLYVLVMGIIGPDQDQNPPQASLNADENRLILSISKSYDIDDGILQVTIDDGTKMDLVNGTIAGTITFVDNGGDGKIGPGDYFENSALTTSTIKIIWTSGDTSQVIAEGEI comes from the coding sequence ATGAAAGCAGTTTGGAGAAAGAACAACAACGCAGTTTCCCCGGTCATCGCCACCATCCTGATGGTCGCTATCACCGTGGTCCTGGCCGCTGTGTTGTACGTATTGGTCATGGGAATAATAGGACCGGACCAAGACCAAAATCCGCCTCAGGCTAGTCTTAATGCCGACGAAAACAGACTGATTCTTAGCATAAGTAAATCTTATGACATTGATGACGGCATCCTGCAGGTCACGATTGACGATGGCACTAAGATGGATCTCGTTAACGGCACCATCGCAGGCACGATCACATTTGTCGATAACGGTGGAGACGGCAAGATCGGGCCTGGGGACTACTTCGAGAACAGCGCCTTAACCACCTCGACAATCAAGATAATATGGACCTCCGGCGACACCAGCCAGGTTATAGCCGAGGGTGAGATCTGA
- a CDS encoding PHP domain-containing protein has protein sequence MPIPRINLHTHTLYSDGDFTVEEVVRSAVQQGLTHVAITDHFETCKVINPLRRMDFEKYLRNIEQVREAFKGRIEVLIGVEIDTNPERCHLYELPFDMLNRLDLVLFEFVEDPAQGGIPLTELRSLVRELRIPFGFCHWDMDRIYPKREPEWLAGKLQEMDAFVEVPTSHHYVRDGRFLYEHGERFYRAFDGKVNVSIGTDMHHSLSEVGNIGRGMSFLKSIGLCRQLLFNGSEG, from the coding sequence ATGCCCATCCCTCGCATCAACCTGCACACCCACACCCTCTATTCGGACGGCGACTTCACCGTGGAAGAGGTCGTGCGATCCGCGGTCCAGCAGGGCCTTACGCACGTGGCCATCACCGATCATTTCGAGACCTGCAAGGTCATCAACCCGCTGCGGCGCATGGATTTCGAGAAGTACCTACGCAACATCGAGCAGGTCAGGGAGGCGTTCAAAGGTCGGATCGAGGTCCTGATCGGAGTGGAGATAGATACCAACCCCGAACGTTGCCATCTTTACGAGCTGCCGTTCGACATGCTGAACCGTCTGGACCTGGTGCTTTTCGAGTTCGTCGAGGACCCCGCCCAGGGCGGCATCCCCCTCACCGAGCTGCGCTCGCTGGTGCGTGAGCTGCGCATCCCCTTCGGCTTCTGCCATTGGGACATGGACCGCATATATCCGAAGAGGGAGCCGGAGTGGCTCGCTGGCAAGCTCCAGGAGATGGACGCCTTCGTGGAGGTGCCCACGTCCCATCACTACGTCCGCGACGGCCGCTTCCTGTACGAGCACGGCGAACGGTTCTACCGGGCGTTCGACGGCAAGGTCAATGTCTCCATCGGCACCGACATGCACCACTCGCTCAGCGAGGTCGGCAACATCGGGCGGGGCATGAGCTTCCTGAAGAGCATCGGCCTATGCCGCCAGCTGCTTTTCAACGGAAGCGAGGGATAA
- a CDS encoding RDD family protein, producing MPTGYDLIEHNHDFRIHLLKRLAAALIDAAVVFLPVTLIIYVAGLEPKELLAGVFSGFGWFIYAAISESLTGTSLGKKVLGFVVVSKDGPMTFSKGIVRSVPKMFWFIFLPVDVLVGLSRDDDPRQRWVDGVSATAVIKIEGK from the coding sequence ATGCCGACCGGATACGACCTGATAGAGCACAATCATGATTTCCGGATACACCTGCTGAAGAGGCTGGCCGCTGCGCTCATCGATGCGGCGGTGGTGTTCCTTCCGGTCACCTTGATCATATATGTGGCCGGGCTGGAACCGAAGGAGCTTTTGGCCGGGGTGTTCTCGGGGTTCGGCTGGTTCATCTACGCGGCGATATCGGAGTCCCTGACCGGGACCTCCCTGGGGAAGAAGGTGCTTGGTTTCGTCGTGGTCTCCAAGGACGGGCCGATGACCTTCTCCAAGGGGATAGTCCGGAGCGTCCCGAAGATGTTCTGGTTCATCTTTCTGCCCGTGGACGTCCTGGTCGGCCTGAGTCGGGATGACGACCCTAGGCAGAGATGGGTGGACGGCGTTTCCGCCACGGCCGTGATAAAAATAGAAGGGAAGTAA
- a CDS encoding winged helix-turn-helix domain-containing protein: MKAYIRVIYSSDGSSPGLVDKVFVNKGFKKVPGTPGYEIDVLNEGELDALVEELHSALKGQEVRYIPTLGAMDGQPNVGYREHLLRLREFDLEPMEMKGLLDEDPAKFKAAVQEKVGAYADSIIAERKEEIAVAEAKIMAERARQQLMDQLREGRTFHELSKAVPMEEEELSQRLLELVEKGVIRAVQKGRNVVYVAL; the protein is encoded by the coding sequence ATGAAGGCGTACATCAGGGTCATCTACTCCAGCGACGGCAGCTCCCCCGGTCTGGTGGACAAGGTCTTCGTCAACAAGGGCTTCAAGAAGGTCCCCGGCACCCCCGGTTACGAGATCGACGTGCTGAACGAGGGCGAATTGGACGCCCTGGTGGAAGAGCTGCACTCCGCCCTCAAAGGGCAAGAGGTGCGGTACATACCCACCTTGGGCGCGATGGATGGGCAGCCCAACGTCGGTTACCGGGAGCACCTGCTCCGCCTGCGCGAGTTCGACCTGGAGCCCATGGAGATGAAGGGCCTGCTGGACGAGGACCCCGCCAAGTTCAAGGCCGCGGTCCAGGAGAAGGTCGGCGCCTACGCCGATTCCATCATAGCCGAACGGAAGGAAGAGATCGCCGTGGCCGAGGCCAAGATCATGGCCGAGCGCGCCCGCCAGCAGCTGATGGACCAGCTAAGGGAAGGGCGCACCTTCCACGAGCTCTCCAAGGCCGTGCCCATGGAGGAGGAAGAGCTCTCCCAGAGGTTGTTGGAACTAGTGGAGAAGGGCGTCATCCGCGCCGTACAGAAGGGCCGCAACGTGGTGTACGTCGCGCTCTAA